One Thermofilum sp. genomic window carries:
- a CDS encoding DUF211 domain-containing protein: MPSRVVRVVLDVLKPRELPLPRLAAGICEHSGASQVTADIVEVDLKTETVKLTVEGEALDLDLLYRTLEEYGCAVRSTDSITVKYLPEDH; encoded by the coding sequence GTGCCTAGCCGAGTAGTTAGAGTTGTGCTCGATGTCCTCAAGCCGCGAGAGCTACCCCTCCCGCGCCTGGCGGCAGGCATCTGCGAGCACTCAGGTGCCTCGCAGGTTACCGCGGATATCGTTGAAGTAGATTTGAAAACTGAGACTGTAAAGCTCACAGTAGAGGGGGAGGCCCTCGACCTCGACCTGCTCTACCGCACGCTAGAAGAGTACGGCTGCGCTGTCCGCAGCACGGATTCGATCACAGTAAAATATCTCCCGGAAGACCACTAG
- a CDS encoding stage II sporulation protein M → MKLLARLLAVMTLVFSLGLAIGWASGPAVLDLRSFFGEPSRWLLQERFFLAMVILSNNLRVLFLIAVSGLVVAGPALLIFINGVVIGAVLVQASARLSPSLLALSILPHGVVEVPAFIYSSAASTAFGLELWRRIMKKEGDLGRAAESYLKGLLVSALLIAVAAFIEAHVTLQLVEASLPP, encoded by the coding sequence ATGAAGCTGCTAGCTAGGCTCCTCGCAGTTATGACGCTAGTCTTCTCCCTGGGTCTCGCGATCGGCTGGGCATCTGGCCCAGCTGTGCTCGACTTGAGAAGCTTCTTCGGCGAGCCCAGCAGGTGGCTACTCCAGGAGAGGTTCTTCCTCGCCATGGTGATCCTCTCGAACAACCTGCGGGTACTCTTCCTGATCGCAGTCTCGGGGCTCGTGGTAGCGGGGCCCGCACTCCTAATTTTCATCAACGGCGTCGTCATCGGAGCGGTGCTGGTTCAGGCGTCCGCGAGGCTCTCTCCAAGCCTTCTCGCCCTGTCGATCCTCCCCCACGGCGTGGTAGAGGTGCCCGCGTTCATCTACTCTTCTGCTGCCTCCACGGCTTTCGGGCTCGAGCTTTGGCGGAGAATCATGAAGAAGGAGGGGGACCTCGGCAGAGCCGCGGAAAGCTACCTCAAAGGGCTGCTGGTCTCCGCGCTGCTGATCGCTGTAGCAGCTTTCATCGAAGCACACGTCACTCTGCAGCTCGTCGAAGCGAGCCTGCCCCCCTGA
- a CDS encoding 4Fe-4S binding protein: protein MLALASAASALALAALHIFTDEGFAEESRFQVWLHAFYAKIEPGVVWLIDKLLKNRLLSGTRPGRAILTAIGKALWFLPHGVVVEHEAALRLIDSLPEDTHIAIGPCVCKRGIGVKEEPYYTDMVIMYGARAYKAAHPEDYRFISKEEAKKLLREFHERNLIHEVFACFKAKNWAFVICNCDARYCIPTRSYILTGEGVYPGPLLASIDGEKCAGLENCGVCAKLCSFSAVQPSPQGKASVDPAKCMGCGLCVERCPRGARKLVPRENYNPRFLPIEHTHPLLAQVRKA, encoded by the coding sequence ATGCTAGCGCTAGCCTCCGCCGCGTCAGCCCTTGCGCTGGCGGCTCTCCACATTTTCACGGATGAGGGTTTCGCGGAGGAGTCCCGGTTCCAGGTGTGGCTCCACGCTTTCTACGCGAAGATAGAGCCGGGGGTCGTCTGGCTTATAGACAAGCTCCTCAAGAACAGGCTCCTCAGCGGGACTAGGCCGGGCCGCGCGATCCTCACCGCTATCGGCAAGGCTCTCTGGTTCCTCCCCCACGGCGTCGTTGTCGAGCATGAAGCAGCGTTGAGGCTGATCGACAGCCTCCCAGAGGACACGCACATCGCGATAGGCCCCTGCGTCTGCAAGCGGGGTATCGGTGTCAAGGAGGAGCCCTACTACACGGACATGGTGATCATGTACGGTGCCCGCGCCTACAAGGCGGCGCACCCCGAGGACTACAGGTTCATCTCTAAGGAGGAGGCGAAGAAGCTGCTGAGAGAGTTCCACGAGCGGAATCTCATCCACGAAGTGTTCGCGTGCTTCAAGGCGAAAAACTGGGCTTTCGTCATCTGCAACTGCGACGCGCGATACTGTATCCCGACGAGAAGCTACATCCTCACCGGGGAGGGAGTCTACCCAGGCCCCCTACTCGCGAGCATAGATGGCGAGAAGTGCGCCGGGCTCGAGAACTGCGGAGTGTGCGCGAAGCTCTGCTCTTTCAGCGCCGTGCAGCCCTCGCCGCAGGGCAAAGCATCCGTTGACCCTGCCAAGTGCATGGGCTGCGGTCTCTGCGTCGAGCGCTGCCCCAGAGGCGCCAGGAAGCTGGTGCCCCGCGAGAACTATAACCCGCGCTTCCTCCCCATCGAGCACACGCACCCGCTGCTCGCGCAGGTGAGAAAAGCCTAG
- a CDS encoding FAD-dependent oxidoreductase produces the protein MISADVAVLGCGWAGVLAALELKSRAPSLSVVCVDADRKPGGLLRSEELCGHVFDIGGSHVIFSKSAETLSEILSLLEGNYVQHERKSYVLYKGVKVPYPFENGLHALPPGDRAEMLVSFVEALVERAASAREPASLQEWIRMFFGRAIAEAYLEPYNRKIWKHDPSEIDIDWVYTPGRLPFPDWRDVVRSGAGIETRGYLEQARFYYPAKGGIQALYDAARRRAEALGVVFLWGEKVSELRRDSGKWLVNRAVEARRVFSTIPLRELVAALKAPEDVIRAAEKLRYNRVAVVGLALRKPAPLEHWVYVPQGDVVFHRYAWISNYSEWNAPRGSSTLQAEITLRPEDRVKEAEIFERTLEGLEKLGVAGSEDVKVAGVWVHEYGYPVYLKGHRSAREEVARFLGEAGVVSVGRWGSWHYWNMDRVYVEVKSTVSRIV, from the coding sequence ATGATCTCAGCTGACGTCGCGGTTCTGGGGTGTGGGTGGGCCGGGGTCCTCGCAGCTCTAGAGCTAAAGTCGAGAGCACCCTCCTTGAGCGTCGTCTGCGTGGACGCGGATAGGAAGCCTGGCGGGCTGCTGAGGAGCGAGGAGCTGTGCGGCCACGTTTTCGACATCGGCGGGAGCCACGTGATTTTCTCGAAGAGCGCCGAGACCCTCAGCGAGATCCTCAGCCTGCTGGAGGGTAACTACGTGCAGCACGAGAGGAAGTCTTACGTCCTCTACAAAGGGGTCAAGGTCCCCTACCCTTTCGAGAACGGATTGCACGCTCTGCCGCCGGGGGATAGGGCGGAGATGCTGGTAAGCTTCGTCGAAGCGCTAGTTGAGCGCGCTGCTAGCGCGAGGGAGCCCGCGAGCCTTCAGGAGTGGATCAGGATGTTCTTCGGCAGAGCCATCGCGGAAGCGTACCTAGAGCCGTACAACAGGAAGATCTGGAAGCACGACCCCAGCGAGATCGACATAGACTGGGTGTACACGCCCGGCAGGCTCCCCTTTCCCGACTGGAGGGATGTCGTGAGGAGCGGCGCAGGGATCGAGACGAGAGGCTACCTCGAGCAGGCCCGCTTCTACTACCCCGCCAAGGGAGGTATTCAGGCTCTCTACGACGCCGCGAGGAGGCGTGCCGAAGCGCTGGGGGTAGTGTTCCTCTGGGGCGAGAAGGTATCCGAGCTGCGGAGAGATAGCGGGAAGTGGCTGGTGAACCGCGCGGTAGAGGCTAGGAGAGTGTTCTCCACGATCCCGCTGCGCGAGCTGGTCGCGGCGCTGAAGGCCCCTGAGGACGTTATCCGCGCAGCCGAGAAGCTCAGGTACAACAGAGTCGCCGTAGTGGGGCTCGCTCTGAGAAAGCCGGCGCCGCTCGAGCACTGGGTTTACGTCCCCCAAGGAGACGTGGTTTTCCACAGGTACGCTTGGATCTCCAACTACAGCGAGTGGAACGCGCCTAGGGGCTCCTCAACCCTGCAGGCTGAGATCACGCTGAGACCGGAGGATAGAGTTAAGGAAGCTGAAATCTTCGAGAGAACACTCGAGGGGTTGGAGAAGCTGGGTGTAGCAGGCAGCGAGGATGTGAAAGTGGCGGGCGTCTGGGTCCACGAGTACGGTTACCCCGTGTACTTGAAGGGTCACCGCAGTGCTCGAGAGGAGGTCGCCCGCTTCCTCGGCGAAGCCGGCGTGGTGAGCGTGGGCAGGTGGGGCTCCTGGCACTACTGGAACATGGATAGGGTTTACGTGGAAGTTAAGAGCACTGTCTCCAGGATCGTTTAG